In the Roseimicrobium gellanilyticum genome, GAACCTCCGCCAGTGCCCTCACGCAGCGTCCGTCTCACCAATCTGCCCTGGGCATCATAGTGGCTGGTGGCCCACTGCCCATTGCCACTCAACTGACCCACGGCGCGTCCCGCCAGGTCGTAGTGGTAACTCGTGGTCCGCCCACCTTCGGTGATGCTCACAGGTCGATTGAGTGCATCAAAGGTGCGAGTCTCAATCCTGCCCGTGCCATACGCCGTGGCGATGCGATTGCCGGCGAGATCGTAGGTGTATGCATGGGTGAACTCACGCGACACCTCGGTGCTCACGCGACCAAGGTCGTCATAGGTGCGCGTGCCGTCCTCCTGCGTGAGAGATATCCAGCTTGGAGAAAGAGAGTGACAAGAC is a window encoding:
- a CDS encoding RHS repeat protein; translated protein: MSTEVSREFTHAYTYDLAGNRIATAYGTGRIETRTFDALNRPVSITEGGRTTSYHYDLAGRAVGQLSGNGQWATSHYDAQGRLVRRTLREGTGGGS